The Oscillospiraceae bacterium nucleotide sequence GGCTATCTCGGACGCGCAGCATCAGCGAACAATCACTTGCTCTGGCTGTTCATATAGCAACACCGACACGGGCAACCACACCGATGCGGACGGCGATGGGTACTGCGACGATTGCGGATATGCTATGACGCGATTCTCCGTGACTGTGCCCGCGAGCTTAACTATGACCGTCTCCAAATACGGAGAGGTTTATACCTCTGACAACGCCGTCATCGTCAATAACTCCACCGGCGCGGTTGAAGTGACTGCCGTGACCGTATCTGCGGTAAACGGATGGACGCTTGTGCCTTATAATACCGGCATGGCAACGGCAAAGGTGGACACGAAACTCATCGGCTTCTCCCTCAACGGAGCGCAGAGTGCTACAACGGGCAGCTCGGAAACGCTCTCGCTCCCCGGAACGTGGTCAATCCCCGCCGGCAACTCACTCTCGCTGTCCTATGACGCAGTGGTATCCGCTATGTCGGAGGCCGTCAACGAACAGGTGCTGACCGTCGTATTTGTTCTGGAATGGGCGTAACGGCAACACCATCACTCTTGAAGGAAGGAGGCGACGCTCATGCAGGAGGAAGTGGACAGCAGGACGGTAACGCTGGTCATCAGCGCGACAAAGCTCACAGGCCGCGTGCTCAAGTCGGCAATGGCAAAATATGTGGCTCATGTGAAAGCGAAAAAAGCTGAAAAAGCCAACACAAAGCCCACCGGCAAGCAAACGGTCAAAGAACTTGTGGGGCAGAATCAGGGTGTGTCCAATATCGAAGTCAGCGACAGCAATATCAAGAGCTTTGACCGTGTAGCTCGGAAGTACGGCGTGGATTATGCCATCAAAAAGGATAAGACCGGCGAGATTCCCAAGTATCTGGTCTTCTTCAAAGCACGGGACGCCGACGCCCTGACGGCG carries:
- a CDS encoding PcfB family protein, whose amino-acid sequence is MQEEVDSRTVTLVISATKLTGRVLKSAMAKYVAHVKAKKAEKANTKPTGKQTVKELVGQNQGVSNIEVSDSNIKSFDRVARKYGVDYAIKKDKTGEIPKYLVFFKARDADALTAAFSEFSNKVEKAKEKSSVIKKLREFKLPQLGKDIAKVRSKDKGLEL